The following proteins come from a genomic window of Methanocella conradii HZ254:
- the ruvC gene encoding crossover junction endodeoxyribonuclease RuvC — MRILGIDPGIALTGFGVVEKDGTRIKPGGYGHISTESGTPIPERLKILYDDMANIMEEYVPDVVAVEEIFFNNNAKTAIVAAQARGVIILSAVNNGIKVVEYTPLQVKQAVIGYGRASKQQVQFMVKELLHLKEIPRPDDTADALAIAICHAHSVDAMDMMERKRI; from the coding sequence ATGAGGATACTTGGCATCGACCCTGGCATCGCGCTCACAGGGTTCGGCGTAGTCGAGAAGGATGGCACACGGATAAAGCCAGGGGGATATGGCCACATATCGACGGAGAGCGGCACGCCTATCCCGGAAAGGCTAAAGATATTATACGATGACATGGCCAATATAATGGAGGAATACGTGCCCGACGTGGTGGCTGTCGAGGAGATTTTTTTCAACAATAATGCCAAGACCGCCATAGTCGCAGCCCAGGCCAGGGGAGTCATCATACTCTCAGCGGTGAACAATGGGATCAAAGTGGTCGAGTATACGCCGTTGCAGGTGAAGCAGGCCGTCATCGGCTATGGGAGGGCAAGCAAGCAGCAGGTGCAGTTCATGGTGAAAGAGCTGCTGCATTTAAAAGAAATCCCGAGGCCGGACGATACTGCGGACGCCCTGGCCATCGCCATCTGCCACGCTCACTCGGTGGACGCCATGGATATGATGGAGAGAAAGCGGATATGA
- a CDS encoding ZPR1 zinc finger domain-containing protein codes for MRDSGAGSSESTGFYNCPACGSILEMRGNLDNIPYFGDVMEISLACDCGFKFVDTIILGQKEPVRYLKRVCSEGDLWTRVIRSTSGTIRIPEWGVEIEPGPASEAYITNVEGVIERLQSVVEMARKWSETEDERRRAESLLDTMQAARDGKPDFTIIIEDPLGNSAFIGEGVEVAKLTDEEARSLRTGMFIVQK; via the coding sequence ATGAGAGACTCGGGAGCAGGAAGTAGCGAATCTACGGGCTTCTACAATTGTCCAGCGTGTGGCAGCATCCTCGAGATGCGAGGCAACCTGGACAATATACCATATTTTGGCGACGTGATGGAGATTAGCCTGGCCTGCGACTGCGGGTTCAAGTTCGTCGACACGATCATACTCGGGCAGAAGGAGCCGGTACGATACCTTAAGCGGGTATGCAGCGAGGGCGACCTGTGGACTCGCGTCATCCGGTCGACTTCGGGCACCATCCGCATACCGGAGTGGGGCGTGGAGATTGAGCCAGGCCCGGCCTCAGAGGCGTACATCACGAACGTCGAGGGCGTCATCGAGCGCCTTCAGTCGGTGGTGGAAATGGCCAGGAAATGGTCGGAGACCGAGGATGAGAGGCGGCGGGCTGAGTCGCTGCTGGATACCATGCAGGCGGCGCGGGATGGCAAGCCAGACTTTACCATAATAATCGAGGACCCGCTGGGCAACAGCGCCTTCATCGGCGAGGGCGTCGAGGTGGCGAAGCTTACCGATGAAGAGGCCAGGAGCCTTCGCACGGGCATGTTCATAGTGCAAAAATAG
- the ruvA gene encoding Holliday junction branch migration protein RuvA, with translation MIAHLEGRLDFKGPDRVVIDVGGVGYDVRVPTHLYDLLPNEGEMCKVYIHTHFREEDGISLYGFTTWEDREFFKLLMTVSGIGPKVALGIMSSITASDLAEAIVAEDAKALTRVSGVGKKMAQRLILELKDKVAEMAIVSHERRQPADTVSEDAASALVALGYARQAAVAAVAKARESMPAPVKVEELIKISLRYL, from the coding sequence ATGATCGCTCATCTGGAAGGCAGGCTCGACTTTAAAGGCCCTGACAGGGTAGTCATCGACGTGGGCGGGGTGGGATATGACGTTAGGGTGCCCACACACCTTTATGACCTGCTCCCCAACGAGGGGGAGATGTGTAAGGTATACATACATACGCATTTCCGCGAGGAGGATGGCATTTCGCTGTATGGCTTCACGACGTGGGAGGACCGGGAGTTCTTTAAGCTATTGATGACCGTATCGGGGATCGGCCCGAAGGTGGCTCTCGGCATCATGTCGAGCATCACGGCCTCAGACCTGGCAGAGGCCATCGTGGCCGAAGACGCTAAGGCGTTGACCAGGGTCAGCGGCGTGGGCAAGAAGATGGCGCAGCGCCTGATACTCGAGCTGAAGGATAAGGTGGCGGAGATGGCCATCGTAAGCCATGAAAGGAGGCAGCCCGCCGACACCGTCTCAGAGGACGCCGCGTCGGCGCTCGTGGCGCTCGGCTATGCCAGGCAGGCAGCCGTAGCTGCGGTGGCGAAGGCGAGGGAGTCCATGCCTGCACCGGTTAAAGTGGAAGAGCTTATCAAGATTTCGTTAAGGTACCTATGA
- the ruvB gene encoding Holliday junction branch migration DNA helicase RuvB, protein MINVSNDKKEERLVSPEETEDERLDRSFEGLRPRTLEEFIGQRKVKENLKVFIEAALKRKEPLDHVLLYGPPGLGKTTLAHIIAREMGANIRLTSGPAIERPGDLAAILTNIKEGDVIFIDEIHRLSHVVEEVLYPAMEDFEIDIIIGKGPSARSIRLELPRFTLVGATTRAGLLTSPLRDRFGMSMRFEFYEPSDLKTIIERSARILGVGLSDDGAMEIARRSRGTPRIANRLLRRIRDFASVDNKKIIDREAVDESLNRLDVDCLGLDGMDRRILKKIAKDFDGGPVGVETLAVTVSEEVETIEDVYEPYLIQIGFINRTPRGRVVTRAAVEHLKKIGEL, encoded by the coding sequence ATGATAAACGTCTCGAATGATAAAAAGGAGGAACGCCTGGTCTCCCCGGAGGAGACCGAGGATGAGAGGCTCGACAGGTCCTTTGAGGGGTTACGCCCGAGGACGCTCGAAGAGTTCATAGGGCAGCGCAAGGTCAAGGAGAACCTGAAGGTTTTCATCGAGGCCGCCCTGAAGAGGAAGGAGCCCCTGGACCACGTACTTTTATATGGCCCGCCCGGGCTGGGCAAGACGACCCTGGCGCATATCATCGCCAGGGAGATGGGGGCGAACATACGGCTGACCTCGGGACCGGCCATCGAGAGGCCCGGCGACCTGGCCGCGATACTGACGAACATCAAGGAGGGAGACGTCATTTTCATCGACGAGATCCACAGGCTGAGCCACGTCGTCGAGGAGGTCCTATACCCTGCCATGGAGGATTTCGAGATAGACATCATAATAGGTAAAGGCCCGAGCGCACGCTCGATAAGGCTGGAGCTGCCGAGGTTCACCCTGGTGGGTGCGACGACCCGGGCTGGCCTGCTCACCTCCCCGCTGAGGGACCGGTTCGGCATGTCCATGAGGTTCGAGTTTTACGAGCCCTCCGACCTCAAGACCATCATCGAGCGCTCCGCGCGCATCCTCGGAGTAGGGTTGAGCGACGATGGGGCAATGGAGATTGCCAGGCGGTCGCGGGGCACTCCCAGGATCGCCAACCGCCTGCTGAGGCGCATCAGGGACTTTGCCTCGGTGGATAATAAAAAGATCATCGACAGGGAGGCGGTGGACGAGTCTTTGAACCGCCTGGACGTGGATTGCCTGGGCCTGGATGGCATGGACCGCCGCATCCTTAAAAAGATAGCAAAGGACTTCGATGGCGGGCCGGTGGGCGTAGAAACGCTTGCCGTGACGGTGAGCGAGGAGGTGGAGACCATCGAGGACGTTTACGAGCCTTACCTGATACAGATCGGCTTCATCAACCGCACTCCCCGTGGCCGTGTCGTGACTAGAGCGGCCGTGGAGCACCTGAAAAAGATAGGTGAGCTATAA
- a CDS encoding cell division protein SepF — MANKGIIGKLFGSKPADGLDDYTEINLEEIEEAQGSGPAETYVRVGELASLGQIPELKREIYNGNIVIADITPIKGDSLTRDRALKDLKQVALDVSGDIAMINDNQVVVTPMSIKIDRTKFTSK; from the coding sequence ATGGCTAACAAGGGCATCATAGGAAAACTTTTCGGCTCAAAGCCAGCAGATGGATTGGATGACTACACGGAGATAAACCTCGAGGAGATCGAGGAGGCCCAGGGAAGCGGGCCCGCGGAAACGTATGTGCGCGTGGGAGAGCTCGCCAGCCTGGGGCAGATTCCTGAGCTTAAGAGGGAGATTTATAACGGGAATATAGTCATAGCTGATATCACGCCCATCAAGGGCGATAGCCTGACCAGGGATAGGGCTCTAAAGGACCTCAAGCAGGTCGCCCTCGACGTCAGCGGCGACATCGCGATGATAAACGACAACCAGGTCGTCGTGACTCCGATGTCCATCAAGATAGACAGGACAAAGTTTACTAGCAAGTAG